The following proteins are co-located in the Oncorhynchus clarkii lewisi isolate Uvic-CL-2024 chromosome 30, UVic_Ocla_1.0, whole genome shotgun sequence genome:
- the LOC139389831 gene encoding polyubiquitin-like, whose protein sequence is MELTITLLNGDSHPLTVQPHTTLGSLKSLINQHFGVAMERQRLSGVNGNNISLSDDSKTLSDYGLHSGSKVMVLITEPTHIQVFLKNEKGQTHTYEVVSGETVTQFKAKVQNKEGVPADQQRLIHEGKQLDDRKKLEDYGVRNLSTIHLTLRLRGG, encoded by the coding sequence ATGGAACTCACTATAACACTTTTGAATGGGGACTCACATCCCCTGACGGTTCAGCCACACACCACTCTGGGGTCGCTCAAGAGTCTGATCAACCAACACTTTGGAGTGGCCATGGAAAGGCAGAGGCTGTCAGGTGTCAATGGGAACAACATCAGTCTCAGCGATGATTCAAAAACTTTGAGTGACTATGGCCTGCATTCAGGATCCAAAGTGATGGTGCTGATTACAGAACCCACTCATATCCAGGTGTTCCTGAAAAACGAAAAGGGCCAGACGCACACATATGAGGTGGTGTCAGGTGAGACTGTAACCCAGTTCAAAGCCAAGGTCCAAAACAAGGAGGGAGTCCCAGCCGACCAACAGAGGCTGATTCACGAGGGCAAGCAGCTCGATGATAGAAAGAAACTGGAAGACTATGGTGTCAGAAATCTAAGCACTATTCACCTGACGCTCCGTCTAAGGGGAGGCTGA
- the LOC139390218 gene encoding probable RNA-binding protein 19, translating to MSRLIVKNLPNGMKEERFKEMFAAFGTLTDCGLKFTKEGKFRKFGFVGFKTEEDADKALKHFNKSFVDTSRVMVEMCKSFGDPTKARAWSKHSRGPATAPRENNKEKKKKESPSILGKLEDDEGFQEFVSVHQNRNQASTWANDTLPQSAAPETGQGRSQEKKPASDDYLNFDESDEEEEEEKDQGADKEALKSGLSDMEYLRSKVAQTEGAAVEKNNDDEDEDAEDEPAAVQQTDGAYESRDTDCIQRATAPASSLDQSQGKPGKQQETEPTTEFTVKLRGCPFNVKEQQVREFMTPLKPAAIRIIKNATGNKTGYIYVDMRSEEEVEKALKKNKDYMGGRYIEVFRTSVRGEVRAARQEKGSERSFTRELKDDEEEEDVAESGRLFIRNLPYTCTEEELQDLFSKQGPLAEVVFPIDNLTKKPKGYAFVSYMIPENAVTALAQLDGHIFQGRMLHLLPSTLKKEKSDSAHSGPGSSSYKRQKDAKNKASSTSSHNWNTLFLGTSAVADAIAEKYNTTKSQVLDHESKGSVAVRMALGETQIVQETRQFLLDNHVCLDSFSQAAGPRSMSVFLVKNLPAGVTVDNLEELFSPHGTLGRVLLPPAGLTAIIEYLEPTEAKQAFTRLAYSKFQHVPLYLEWAPTGVFSAAMPSKTLTPDPESTTKTSAQEEEEEEEEEALGSTLFIKNLNFSTTEETLRETFSKCGTLKTCTISKKKDKTGQLLSMGYGFVTYRTQKAAEKAIRQLQHCSVDEHQLELKVSERATKSAVVSRKKQAEGKQTSSKILVRNVPFQATVREIRELFCTFGELKTVRLPKKASGTGTGAHRGFGFVDYLTKQDAKKAFSALCHSTHLYGRRLVLEWADAEDTVETLRRKTAEHFHDIPKKKRKAEVMEGIMETMEAGGTEDD from the exons ATGTCGAGATTAATCGTCAAAAACCTTCCAAACGGG ATGAAGGAGGAGCGGTTCAAGGAGATGTTTGCCGCCTTCGGAACCTTGACAGACTGCGGCCTGAAGTTCACCAAGGAGGGCAAGTTCCGCAAGTTTGGATTTGTGGGCTTCAAGACTGAGGAGGATGCGGACAAGGCGCTGAAGCATTTCAATAAAAGCTTTGTAGACACGTCCAGAGTAATG GTGGAGATGTGCAAGTCGTTTGGGGACCCCACTAAGGCCAGAGCCTGGAGTAAACACTCCCGTGGCCCAGccacagcccccagggagaataacAAG gagaagaagaaaaaggaaTCCCCCAGTATTCTAGGCAAA CTGGAGGATGACGAGGGTTTCCAGGAGTTTGTGTCAGTGCATCAGAACCGCAACCAGGCATCTACCTGGGCCAACGACACTCTGCCCCAATCAGCAGCCCCCGAGACCGGACAGGGGAGGAGTCAGGAGAAGAAGCCTGCCTCCGATGATTACCTTAACTTTGACGAgtcagatgaggaggaggaggaggaaaaagacCAGG GTGCTGATAAGGAGGCTCTGAAGTCTGGCCTGTCTGATATGGAGTACCTGCGCTCCAAAGTGGCACAGACAGAGGGTGCTGCTGTGGAGAAGAACAATGACGATGAGGATGAAGATGCGGAAGACGAGCCTGCCGCTGTGCAGCAGACAGATGGTGCCTATGAGAGTAGGGACACAGACTGTATCCAGAGGGCCACAGCACCAGCCTCTTCACTGGATCAAAGCCAGGGCAAGCCTGGCAAACAGCAGGAG ACTGAGCCCACCACTGAGTTCACAGTGAAGCTAAGAGGATGTCCCTTCAATGTCAAAGAG CAACAAGTACGAGAGTTCATGACTCCTCTGAAGCCTGCTGCCATTCGAATCATCAAGAACGCCACTGGCAACAAAACCGGGTATATATATGTGGACATGCGGTCAGAAGAGGAGGTTGAAAAGGCTCTGAAGAAGAACAAAGATTACATGG GGGGGCGCTATATTGAGGTTTTTCGGACGAGTGTGAGGGGTGAGGTGCGCGCGGCGAGGcaggagaaagggagcgagaggaGCTTCACCAGGGAGCTGAAggatgatgaggaagaggaagatgttgCAGAGTCAGGAAGACTCTTCATAAGGAACCTGCCCTACACTTGTACAGAAGAGGAGCTCCAAGACCTATTCTCCAAGCaag GTCCTCTGGCTGAAGTGGTTTTCCCCATCGACAATCTGACCAAGAAGCCTAAAGGATATGCCTTCGTCTCTTACATGATCCCTGAGAATGCAGTGACAGCACTGGCCCAGCTAGATGGACACATATTCCAG ggcAGGATGCTGCACCTGCTTCCATCCACTCTGAAGAAGGAAAAGTCTGACTCTGCCCACTCTGGCCCAGGCTCCTCCTCCTACAAACGGCAGAAAGACGCCAAGAACAAAGCCAGTAGTACAAG CTCCCATAACTGGAACACCCTGTTTCTGGGCACCAGTGCTGTAGCAGATGCTATCGCTGAAAAATACAACACCACCAAGAGCCAAGTCCTGGACCAT GAGTCTAAGGGGAGTGTAGCAGTGAGGATGGCTTTAGGAGAGACTCAAATTGTCCAGGAGACTCGACAGTTCCTGTTGGATAACCACGTTTGTCTGGACTCCTTCAGTCAG gcGGCGGGGCCTCGTAGCATGTCTGTGTTCCTGGTGAAGAATCTTCCAGCGGGAGTGACGGTGGATAACCTGGAGGAACTGTTCTCGCCGCATGGCACCCTGGGTAGAGTGCTGCTGCCGCCTGCAGGCTTGACTGCCATCATAGAATACCTGGAACCCACTGAGGCCAAACAAGCCTTCACTAGACTGGCATacagcaag TTCCAGCATGTCCCCCTATATTTGGAGTGGGCCCCTACGGGAGTATTCTCAGCAGCCATGCCTAGCAAGACACTTACACCAGATCCGGAGTCCACCACCAAAACCTCAgcacaggaggaagaggaggaggaggaggaggaagcacTGGGATCCACCCTCTTCATCAAGAACCTCAACTTCTCCACAACAGAGGAGACATTGCGTGAG ACCTTCTCCAAATGTGGCACATTGAAGACCTGCACCATCTCCAAGAAAAAAGACAAGACCG GTCAGCTGTTGTCCATGGGGTATGGCTTTGTCACCTATCGGACGCAGAAGGCAGCAGAGAAGGCCATAAGGCAGCTTCAG CACTGCAGTGTGGATGAACACCAGTTGGAGTTGAAAGTGTCTGAGAGAGCCACCAA GTCTGCAGTAGTGTCTCGTAAGAAGCAGGCAGAGGGGAAACAGACCAGCTCTAAGATCCTTGTACGCAATGTCCCCTTCCAGGCCACAGTCAGGGAGATACGAGAGCTCTTctg CACGTTTGGGGAGCTGAAGACTGTTCGTCTGCCAAAGAAAGCTTCCGGTACTGGCACGGGGGCTCACCGCGGGTTTGGCTTTGTAGACTACCTCACCAAACAGGATGCAAAG AAAGCATTCTCAGCACTGTGCCACAGCACCCATCTGTATGGGCGGCGGCTGGTTCTAGAGTGGGCTGacgctgaagacactgtagagacgCTACGCAGGAAAACAGCAGAGCATTTCCATG aCATTCCTAAGAAGAAGCGGAAGGCCGAGGTGATGGAGGGTATTATGGAGACGATGGAGGCTGGGGGGACAGAGGATGACTGA
- the LOC139390219 gene encoding putative phospholipase B-like 2 yields MADRRTQMSVTTEKMFMFSCVFYLSWTSVRAEIHSAVLDKQTGQLSLEEGFRDDYVAWANFTDDIKNSGWAYLEVTTSGRYNDSIQAYASGAVEAAVTSQLIYKHWMNTLMGYCGPFTFESGFCQRLKDYITSNLQWVRQQIEEHPHCPYWHQVRLALLQLKGLEDGYNDQLSFPSGPFTLNPFGFLLFQMGGDLEDLEGALNKSSHSRTLGSGSCSALIKLLPGNKDLLVSHDTWNIYQAMLRILKKYQFAYRVSPTDSDMIPGGTQAFSSYPGSIFSGDDFYILSTGLVTLETTIGNSNPALWKFVQPTGAVMEWLRNIVANRLATTGKAWAEIFSKHNSGTYNNQWMIVDYRHFTPGMTETKEQLFTVLEQIPGLVVHSDKTQELLQKGYWSSYNIPYYEEVFNASGCRELVEQFGPWFSLDMNPRAQIFRRNQSHVTDMDSMVRLMRYNNFKEDPLSRCEGCDPPANGENTISARSDLNQANGTYPFGALKQRPHGGTDMKVTSYEMWREFGFLAASGPTWDQVPAFQWSSSPYSDLMHMGHPDTWAFTPIHVTWST; encoded by the exons ATGGCTGACAGGCGCACACAGATGTCAGTAACAACAGAGAAGATGTTTATGTTTTCATGTGTTTTTTATTTATCATGGACGTCTGTTCGGGCCGAGATTCATTCTGCAGTTCTCGATAAACAAACTGGCCAGCTGTCCTTGGAGGAGGGGTTCCGAGACGACTATGTAGCCTGGGCGAACTTTACCGACGACATCAAGAACTCGGG CTGGGCATATCTGGAAGTGACCACTAGCGGACGCTATAATGATAGTATCCAGGCGTATGCTTCCGGGGCCGTTGAGGCTGCAGTCACCTCCCAG CTGATCTATAAGCACTGGATGAACACTCTTATGGGATACTGCGGTCCGTTTACCTTCGAGTCGGGATTCTGCCAGAGACTAAAGGATTACATCACTTCCAACCTGCAATGGGTCAGACAGCAGATAGAGGAGCATCCACACTGTCCCTACTGGCACCAG GTGCGGTTGGCGTTGCTGCAGCTGAAAGGTCTGGAGGACGGCTACAATGATCAGCTGTCATTTCCCAGTGGCCCTTTCACTCTCAACCCCTTCGGCTTCCT ACTTTTCCAGATGGGAGGAGACCTAGAGGATCTTGAAGGGGCCCTAAACAAATCCAGCCATTCACGGACTCTGGGCTCCGGCTCTTGCTCCGCCCTCATCAAGTTGTTGCCTGGCAACAAGGATCTACTGGTGTCTCATGATACCTGGAACATCTACCAGGCCATGCTGCGCATCCTAAAAAAGTACCAGTTTGCCTACCGTGTCTCTCCTAcag ACAGTGATATGATCCCTGGTGGAACCCAGGCGTTCTCTTCCTACCCAGGCTCCATCTTCTCTGGAGATGACTTCTACATCCTTAGCACTGGGCTG GTTACTCTGGAGACCACCATTGGCAACAGTAACCCCGCCCTCTGGAAGTTTGTTCAACCAACCGGAGCAGTGATGGAGTGGCTGAGGAACATCGTAGCCAATCGGCTGGCTACAACTGGCAAGGCGTGGGCAGAGATTTTCAGCAAACACAACAGCGGAAC gtataATAACCAGTGGATGATAGTGGACTACAGGCATTTCACTCCAGGGATGACAGAGACTAAGGAGCAGCTGTTTACTGTGCTGGAGCAGATCCC tggGCTAGTTGTTCACTCTGATAAAACCCAGGAATTGCTGCAGAAAGGCTACTGGTCTAGTTACAACATCCC GTACTATGAGGAGGTGTTTAATGCCAGCGGCTGTAGAGAACTGGTAGAGCAGTTTGGTCCATGGTTTTCTCTGGACATGAATCCTCGAGCCCAGATCTTCAGAAGGAACCAATCACACGTCACAGACATGGACTCCATGGTCCGCCTCATGAG gtatAATAACTTTAAAGAGGACCCATTGTCACGGTGCGAGGGCTGCGACCCGCCTGCTAACGGGGAGAACACCATCTCGGCCCGCTCCGACCTGAACCAGGCTAACGGGACATATCCCTTTGGAGCGCTGAAGCAGAGACCACATGGTGGAACGGATATGAAG GTGACGTCTTATGAGATGTGGCGTGAGTTTGGGTTCTTGGCAGCGAGTGGACCCACGTGGGACCAGGTACCTGCTTTCCAGTGGAGTTCCTCTCCCTACTCAGACCTGATGCACATGGGACACCCCGACACCTGGGCTTTCACACCTATACATGTCACCTGGTCTACCTAA